A window of Pomacea canaliculata isolate SZHN2017 linkage group LG3, ASM307304v1, whole genome shotgun sequence contains these coding sequences:
- the LOC112558774 gene encoding toll-like receptor Tollo — MCWCSHDTADCSGNGGLLKFVPKLPSTISKLLFSKNALTHLPSDFFSNVTQLFSIYLMDNGLSSMDQHAFRGLRNLTSLTLDNNFLDFDSVRPALNVSSLVHLQMIKNLNVTYIPDNIFLEFPLPHLHKKLQELFRGISMLTYVSIGYSSIKTITSATFIGVPHVEEINLDKNVIEVLPDGVFDHLVNLTVLRVSYNRLSVIRETTFSASTRQRLHLLDLSNNPYACTCNVQWFRAWLTDEKQKFLKFPKDYVCAFFSSSSSDDVGKVAVMTDAHKVGKYSSKSSDFSNRISQPISRRFQKVFHHQDQQPFVVTHTQEESSVSESQDQIFLPPVHSTVYLSDFLLSDQACLLSQSTSLLTAVLAAVLVVFMLTFLVLYKYRWHIRLALYEAFRGNPQRRQQQPEHEYEYDVFVSYANEDVDWVRQELIPTLEGRHGLRLCVHQRDFPVGGNIIDNISTCVHASKRVLFVLSPHFARSRWCQFELVFCQNYVMERDDVLVLTLLAPISGRDMTDAISAMFKTTTYLAWGEEDDARKAFWGRLVLAFHDIVPRQVA; from the exons ATGTGCTGGTGTTCACACGACACCGCGGATTGTTCAGGTAATGGAGGACTGTTGAAGTTTGTGCCAAAGCTGCCTTCCACCATCTCAAAGTTACTCTTTTCCAAGAACGCTTTGACCCACCTCCCTTCAGACTTCTTCAGTAACGTGACCCAGCTTTTCTCCATATATCTGATGGACAACGGGCTTTCCTCCATGGACCAGCATGCCTTTCGGGGTTTACGAAATCTAACTTCTTTAACTCTCGACAACAACTTCCTGGATTTCGACTCCGTGAGACCAGCTCTGAATGTGTCTTCGTTAGTCCACTTGCAGATGATCAAGAACTTAAATGTtacctacattcctgacaacaTATTCTTGGAGTTCCCATTACCACACTTAC ACAAAAAGTTACAAGAACTTTTTCGAGGTATTTCCATGCTAACTTATGTCTCCATTGGTTATTCAAGTATCAAAACTATCACATCTGCTACATTCATAGGAGTTCCCCATGTTGAGGAGATAAATTTGGATAAAAACGTCATCGAAGTTCTTCCAGACGGCGTCTTTGACCATCTCGTCAACTTAACAGTCCTTCGTGTTAGCTACAATCGTCTGTCAGTGATACGGGAGACAACCTTTAGTGCTAGCACTCGCCAACGTCTTCACCTATTGGACCTGAGCAACAATCCCTATGCATGCACCTGCAACGTGCAATGGTTTAGAGCCTGGCTAACAGAcgaaaaacaaaagtttctaAAATTTCCAAAAGACTACGTTTGCGCTTTTTTCTCATCTAGCAGCAGTGACGATGTCGGAAAAGTAGCTGTCATGACGGATGCCCATAAGGTCGGGAAGTACAGCAGCAAATCGTCTGATTTTTCTAACCGAATATCGCAGCCCATCTCACGGCGTTTCCAGAAGGTATTTCATCATCAGGACCAGCAGCCCTTCGTGGTAACTCACACACAGGAAGAATCATCAGTTTCTGAATCACAAGATCAGATCTTTCTACCACCTGTCCACTCTACCGTTTACTTATCTGATTTCCTTCTGAGCGATCAAGCGTGTCTGTTGAGTCAGTCCACCAGTCTGTTGACGGCAGTTCTGGCGGCAGTGCTGGTGGTGTTCATGCTGACCTTCCTGGTGCTGTACAAGTACCGCTGGCACATTCGCCTGGCGCTGTACGAGGCTTTTCGAGGAAACCCgcaacgacgacaacaacaacctgAACACGAGTACGAGTATGATGTGTTCGTGTCGTACGCCAACGAGGACGTGGACTGGGTGAGACAGGAACTCATACCGACACTGGAAGGGAG ACACGGGCTGAGGCTGTGCGTCCACCAGCGAGACTTCCCTGTCGGCGGCAACATCATCGACAACATCAGCACCTGTGTGCACGCGTCCAAGCGTGTCCTCTTTGTGTTGTCGCCGCACTTCGCCAGGAGCCGCTGGTGTCAGTTTGAACTGGTGTTCTGTCAAAACTACGTCATGGAACGCGATGACGTCCTGGTGCTGACGCTGCTGGCGCCCATTAGCGGTCGTGACATGACTGACGCCATCTCCGCCATGTTTAAGACGACGACTTACCTGGCGTGGGGCGAGGAAGACGACGCGAGAAAGGCTTTCTGGGGTCGTCTGGTGCTGGCTTTCCACGACATTGTGCCCCGACAGGTGGCGTGA
- the LOC112558775 gene encoding uncharacterized protein LOC112558775, whose translation MADCSGNGGRLQFVPVLPPIIKSLNFAFNNLTHLPSDFFSNVTQLSSINLTANGLVSMDQHAFRGLRSLTDITLDNNSLDFNSVRPVLNISSLGRLQMCDNYNVTYIPDNIFLEFPLPHLRQLVIAGSTLGVLRLTVFKPLKKLVYLDVSDSEILDVNDFSNVPDAKFQELFENNTKLTTVYMGSSKISTITSDTFKGMPNVEELNLYSNFIEDLPNGVFDHLSKLKILRIDHNRLSEIRETTFSVSTRQRLHLLDLSINPYACTCKVQWFKSWLMDERKKFAKFPKGYICASFSSSSSEQVGKTAVMADALEASKYSSKSTDFSNRQPISRRFQKVFYHQHQNPEILTDPEEEPLASESQNQIFLSPMGSSIVYLSDFVINDQACLLSQSTSLLTAVLAAVLVVFMLTFLVLYKYRWHIRLALYEAFRGNPQRQQQQQQQRQPEREYEYDVFVSYANEDVDWVRQELIPTLEGSLEKIVMKGCVGAYKTWRIVQLQMRNIRNITFIPENIFIEFPLPNLQQLVLAGSNLGVLYLSDFKPLKNLTYLDLHLLKLVRMHKFIAGIDPGTFTNPSLEILYMSDNNIYFSHDTISSKMFAGCPRLVLLQLDHNNFANVTDTKFQELFQDNPILRIVYLGYNKIENVTNSTFKGLSHVKELNLYSNPIKDLPDGVFDHLVNLTILRLDDNQLSEIRKTTFGASTRQRLRQLDLSGNPYACTCSLRWFRSWVMHERQKFINFPKGYVCATVSSSSSEQVGKTQRNVTRYVGESDDNLKLNSNDFGRLQGLLGSSSFQELSNSHQSDFLLSDSNYFVRRNLEGYVSLPTAYGEVYLSDFILSDQACLLSQSTSLLTAVLAAVLVVFMLTFLMLYKYRWHIRLALYEAFRGNPQRQQQPEREYEYDVFVSYANEDVDWVRQELIPTLEGRHGLRLCIHQRDFPVGGNIIDNISTCVHSSKRVLFVLSPHFARSRWCQFELVFCQNYVMERDDVIVLTLLAPISGRDMTDAISAMFKTTTYLAWGEEDDARKAFWGRLVLAFHDIVPRQVA comes from the exons ATGGCGGATTGTTCCGGTAATGGCGGACGTTTACAGTTTGTTCCAGTGTTACCTCCCATCATAAAAAGCCTTAACTTTGCTTTCAACAATCTAACCCACCTCCCTTCAGATTTCTTCAGTAACGTGACCCAGCTTTCCTCTATAAATCTGACGGCCAATGGACTGGTTTCCATGGACCAGCATGCCTTTCGTGGTTTGCGATCTCTGACTGATATAACTCTCGACAACAACTCGCTAGACTTCAACTCCGTGCGACCAGTTCTCAACATATCTTCGTTAGGTCGTTTGCAGATGTGCGACAACTACAATGTTACCTACATTCCGGACAACATCTTCTTGGAGTTTCCTCTACCACACTTGCGCCAACTTGTTATTGCTGGAAGCACTTTGGGAGTTCTCCGTCTGACTGTTTTCAAACCGCTCAAGAAGCTTGTTTACCTGGATGTGTCTGATAGCGAGATA CTGGATGTCAACGATTTTTCAAATGTCCCAGATGCAAAGTTTCAAgaactttttgaaaataataccAAGCTGACTACAGTCTACATGGGTAGTTCAAAGATCTCAACCATCACATCTGATACATTTAAAGGTATGCCCAATGTTGAGGAGCTAAACTTGTATTCAAACTTCATCGAAGACCTTCCAAATGGCGTCTTCGACCATCTAAGCAAGTTGAAAATCCTTCGTATTGACCACAATCGTCTGTCAGagataagggagacaactttcaGTGTAAGCACTCGCCAACGTCTTCATCTACTGGACTTGAGCATCAATCCCTACGCGTGCACGTGCAAAGTGCAGTGGTTCAAAAGCTGGCTGATggacgaaagaaaaaagtttgcaaaatttCCGAAAGGTTACATATGCGCATCTTTCTCATCCAGCAGCAGTGAACAAGTCGGAAAAACAGCTGTCATGGCGGATGCCCTTGAGGCCAGCAAGTACAGCAGCAAGTCGACCGATTTTTCTAACCGACAACCCATCTCACGACGTTTCCAGAAGGTATTTTACCATCAGCACCAGAACCCCGAAATATTAACTGACCCAGAGGAAGAACCTTTAGCTTCTGAATCACAAAACCAAATTTTCCTATCACCAATGGGTTCCTCCATTGTTTACTTGTCGGACTTCGTGATTAACGATCAAGCGTGTCTGTTGAGTCAGTCCACCAGTCTGTTGACGGCAGTTCTGGCGGCAGTGCTGGTGGTGTTCATGCTGACCTTCCTGGTGCTGTACAAGTACCGCTGGCACATTCGCCTGGCGCTGTACGAGGCTTTTCGAGGAAACCCGcaacgacagcaacaacaacagcaacagcgacaACCTGAGCGCGAGTACGAGTATGATGTGTTCGTTTCGTACGCCAACGAGGACGTGGACTGGGTGAGACAGGAACTCATACCGACACTGGAAGGGAG CCTGGAAAAGATTGTTATGAAGGGATGTGTTGGTGCTTACAAGACATGGCGGATTGTTCAG TTACAGATGCGTAATATCCGAAACATTACTTTCATTcctgaaaacatatttattgaATTTCCGTTGCCAAACCTGCAACAGTTGGTTCTTGCTGGAAGTAACTTGGGAGTTTTATATCTCAGCGATTTCAAACCTCTGAAGAACCTGACCTACCTGGAC CTTCACCTTCTGAAGCTGGTCAGAATGCATAAGTTTATTGCTGGTATTGACCCTGGGACTTTCACAAACCCCTCGCTGGAGATCTTGTATATGTCTGATAACAACATTTACTTTTCCCACGACACCATCAGCTCGAAGATGTTCGCAGGATGCCCAAGACTTGTCCTCCTTCAGCTTGATCACAACAATTTTGCCAACGTCACAGACACAAAATTTCAAGAACTTTTTCAAGATAATCCCATACTAAGGATAGTGTACTTGGGTTATAACAAGATAGAAAATGTCACTAATTCTACATTTAAAGGTCTGTCCCATGTTAAGGAGTTGAATTTGTATTCAAACCCCATCAAAGATCTTCCAGACGGCGTCTTCGACCATCTCGTCAACTTGACGATCCTTCGTCTCGACGACAATCAATTATCAGAGATAAGGAAGACAACCTTCGGTGCCAGCACTCGCCAACGTCTTCGCCAACTGGACCTGAGCGGCAATCCCTAcgcctgcacgtgcagcttGAGGTGGTTCCGATCCTGGGTGATGCACGAAAGACAAAAGTTTATAAACTTTCCGAAAGGTTACGTGTGCGCTACTGTCTCGTCTAGCAGCAGTGAACAAGTTGGAAAAACTCAGAGGAACGTCACGAGATACGTTGGGGAGTCAGATGATAATCTTAAATTGAACAGCAACGACTTTGGTAGATTGCAAGGGCTGCTTGGTTCAAGCTCTTTCCAAGAGTTATCAAACAGCCACCAGAGTGATTTCCTTTTATCTGATTCAAATTATTTCGTTCGTCGGAATTTAGAGGGTTATGTCTCGTTGCCAACTGCGTATGGTGAAGTTTACTTGTCGGACTTCATTTTGAGCGATCAAGCGTGTCTGTTGAGTCAGTCCACCAGTCTGTTGACGGCAGTTCTGGCGGCAGTGCTGGTGGTGTTCATGCTGACCTTCCTGATGCTGTACAAGTACCGCTGGCACATTCGCCTGGCGCTGTACGAAGCTTTTCGAGGAAACCCGCAACGACAGCAACAACCTGAGCGCGAGTACGAGTATGATGTGTTCGTGTCGTACGCCAACGAGGACGTGGACTGGGTGAGACAGGAACTCATACCGACACTGGAAGGGAG ACACGGGCTGAGGCTGTGCATCCACCAGCGAGACTTCCCTGTCGGCGGCAACATCATCGACAACATCAGCACCTGTGTGCACTCGTCCAAGCGTGTCCTCTTTGTGTTGTCGCCGCACTTTGCCAGGAGCCGCTGGTGTCAGTTTGAACTGGTGTTCTGTCAAAACTACGTCATGGAACGCGATGACGTCATAGTGCTGACGCTGCTGGCGCCCATTAGCGGTCGTGACATGACTGACGCCATCTCCGCCATGTTTAAGACGACGACTTACCTGGCGTGGGGCGAGGAAGACGACGCGAGAAAGGCTTTCTGGGGTCGTCTGGTGCTGGCTTTCCACGACATTGTGCCTCGACAGGTGGCGTGA
- the LOC112558790 gene encoding toll-like receptor 5 — MADCSHNAGRLQFVPVLPPIIKNLNFAFNNLTHLPSDFFSNVTQLSSINLTGNGLYSIDQHALRGLRNLTNITLDNNNLDFYSVRPVLNVSSLVQLWMSKNYNLTYIPDNIFLEFSLPHLRDLVISGINLRVFNMSVFKPLKKLFFLDVGNNKVQSIVVDSLPSLNILLLSSNNIKDNFIQTCSNTNESLYPMLRYLSLKNNKIYSLDRDVCLPNVEHLDLERNQLRFLSTGGFLSLRKLRVLILSGLRLKEIQPQAFASNSLETVYMSSSEIDFSSNSISAQMFDQCPKLSFLLLNYNDFSKVNDTKFQNLFQRIPMLTTVYLGYLKIKTITSDTFKGLSHVKVLNLYSNAIEDLPDGVFDHLVNLTILRVDDNRLSEIRETTFSVNTRQRLRLLDLSGNPYACTCSLRWFRSWLMDESEKFINFPTGYVCAPFSSSSSKQVGTTAVMADIREAGKYSKQLSEFPKPKSQPSSRHFQKVFHQQPLVSTNTEISVSGSQGKVFLPPVHSSVYLSDFFLSDQSCLLSQSTSLLTAVLAAVLVLFMLTFLVLYKYRWHIRLALYEAFRGNPQRRRQQPEREYEYDVFVSYANEDVDWVRQELIPTLEGRHGLRLCIHQRDFPVGGNIIDNISTCVHASKRVLFVLSPHFARSRWCQFELVFCQNYVMERDDVIVLTLLAPISGRDMTDAISAMFKTTTYLAWGEEDDARKAFWGRLVLAFHDIVPRQAA; from the exons ATGGCGGATTGTTCACATAATGCCGGACGTTTACAGTTTGTGCCAGTGTTGCCTCCGATTATAAAAAACCTGAACTTTGCTTTCAACAATCTGACCCACCTGCCTTCAGACTTCTTTAGTAACGTGACCCAGCTTTCCTCTATAAATCTGACTGGCAACGGACTTTACTCCATCGACCAGCATGCCTTACGCGGTTTACGAAATCTGACTAATATAACTCTTGATAACAACAATCTAGATTTCTACTCTGTGCGACCAGTTCTGAATGTATCTTCGTTAGTTCAGCTGTGGATGTCCAAGAACTACAATCTtacctacattcctgacaacaTATTCTTGGAGTTTTCATTACCACACTTGAGAGACTTGGTTATTAGTGGAATCAATTTGCGAGTTTTCAATATGAGTGTTTTCAAACCGCTCAAGAAGCTCTTTTTTTTGGACGTGGGTAACAATAAGGTACAGAGTATTGTAGTAGACAGTTTGCCGTCGCTCAATATCCTTCTCCTCAGCAGTAATAACATTAAAGATAACTTCATACAGACATGTTCCAATACAAACGAGTCGCTTTATCCAATGCTGCGCTATCTCAGTCTaaagaataacaaaatttatagCCTAGACCGGGATGTCTGTCTGCCAAACGTAGAACATTTAGACCTTGAACGAAACCAGTTGCGCTTTTTAAGTACGGGTGGTTTCTTGAGCCTTCGAAAGCTTCGAGTACTTATCTTGTCAGGCTTACGACTTAAAGAAATCCAACCTCAGGCTTTCGCAAGCAACTCCCTGGAAACTGTGTACATGTCAAGTAGCGAGATTGATTTTTCTAGTAATTCAATCAGTGCACAAATGTTTGATCAGTGCCCAAAACTTTCCTTCCTTCTGCTGAATTACAATGATTTTTCTAAAGTCAACGACACAAAatttcaaaacctttttcaaCGTATCCCCATGCTTACTACGGTCTACCTGGGTTATTTAAAGATCAAAACTATCACATCTGATACATTCAAAGGTCTGTCTCATGTTAAGGTGCTGAATTTGTATTCAAACGCCATCGAAGATCTTCCAGACGGCGTCTTTGACCATCTTGTCAACTTGACGATCCTTCGTGTTGACGACAATCGTCTGTCAGagataagggagacaaccttCAGTGTCAACACTCGCCAACGTCTTCGCCTACTGGACCTGAGCGGCAATCCGTACGCGTGCACGTGCAGCTTGAGGTGGTTCCGATCCTGGCTGATGGACGAAAGTGAAAAGTTTATAAACTTTCCGACAGGTTATGTGTGCGCTCCTTTCTCATCCAGCAGCAGTAAACAAGTGGGAACAACAGCTGTCATGGCTGATATCCGTGAGGCCGGCAAGTACAGCAAACAGTTGTCTGAGTTTCCTAAGCCCAAATCGCAGCCCAGCTCACGACATTTCCAGAAGGTATTTCACCAGCAGCCCTTAGTCtcaacaaacacagaaatatcAGTTTCTGGATCACAAGGCAAGGTCTTTCTACCACCTGTCCACTCCTCCGTTTActtatctgatttttttctgagcgATCAATCGTGTCTGTTGAGTCAGTCCACCAGTCTGTTGACGGCAGTTCTGGCGGCAGTGCTGGTGTTGTTCATGCTGACCTTCCTGGTGCTGTACAAGTACCGCTGGCACATTCGCCTGGCGCTGTACGAGGCTTTTCGAGGAAACCcgcaacgacgacgacaacaacctGAGCGCGAGTACGAGTATGATGTGTTCGTGTCGTACGCCAACGAGGACGTGGACTGGGTGAGACAGGAACTCATACCGACACTCGAAGGGAG ACACGGGCTGAGGCTGTGCATCCACCAGCGAGACTTCCCTGTCGGCGGCAACATCATCGACAACATCAGCACCTGTGTGCACGCGTCCAAGCGTGTCCTCTTTGTGTTGTCGCCGCACTTCGCCAGGAGCCGCTGGTGTCAGTTTGAACTGGTGTTCTGTCAAAACTACGTCATGGAACGCGATGACGTCATAGTGCTGACGCTGCTGGCGCCCATTAGCGGTCGTGACATGACTGACGCCATCTCCGCCATGTTTAAGACGACGACTTACCTGGCGTGGGGCGAGGAAGACGACGCGAGAAAGGCTTTCTGGGGTCGTCTGGTGCTGGCTTTCCACGACATTGTGCCTCGACAGGCGGCGTGA